ATCAAATATCTCACGAGTAATTACAGGCTGTAAATCACTCTCATAAGGCATTATCATAAATTATTGCGTAAGTCCTTGTCCTGTATATAGTTATGACAGAATGAGCTAATTTGCCAAAAAGTTAAAGTTGAGGGTATAGAATTACAACATACCTTACCCGTCAAGGCCCTCCCCCAGCCTGTCTGATTCGGTTGGTTCGTACTCATCCGTCTCCTTCTCGCACCCCGCTCTGAATAGCCCTAATTCGTGCCTTAGATGCCTCTACAGCCTCTTTACGCACCTCTTCGGGCCGTCTACCAACATATACATCCGTCTCGCTGTGGTCGAGGTCTAATCCGTATAAACGGGCCTTACCCTTAACCGTCGTGGCAGCTACCGATAAATGGCCTGCGGATTGTGGCTTTTTAAGACCCAAGAGGCGTATTTCATCGTATTCTGCAAGGGCTTTTTCACGGGTATAGCCGATGTTTTCCACCCTTTGTGCCTTTATTGCGTCAATTTTGGCCTTAACTGTACTATTATGTAGAGTGCTTCGAGCTATTTGGTTTAGGTAGTTTTCTGAGGGTTTTTTCCCCTTTTTTTGTCCATAACCTGCGGCTCTTGCAGCCCTAACGCCATTAAAGCCATTAGTTACATACTCAGCTACAAATAACTCTTGTTTCCCGGTTAGTTTGTGCTCTTCGGTGATTTTTTCGCTCCAGAATCGCTCAGGTTGGTTTTGGAGTGTGCTTGGCACCCCTTTGATATGTTGTTTTTAGGCTGATTTTGCGGTTTTGTCATTTTGCAATACCTGCAAACAGTTTTCTTCGAATAGTTCCAGTTTGCTTGAGTTTTTCAAAGTACTCAACAGAATAATCCCACATTTTAGTACCTTTTCAAAAAATCTATTTGACGTAACTACCTAACATATATACAATTATACCATATATTTCTGCCAAGTCAAATTATTTTCACAAAATCAAAAGATTTTTCTTGTATTTTCACCAAAAACAGCCGATACTATATATAGTCAAGAATTGAAAAGTTAAAAACTGCTAACAAATTCACAAA
The DNA window shown above is from Patescibacteria group bacterium and carries:
- a CDS encoding terminase small subunit, whose translation is MPSTLQNQPERFWSEKITEEHKLTGKQELFVAEYVTNGFNGVRAARAAGYGQKKGKKPSENYLNQIARSTLHNSTVKAKIDAIKAQRVENIGYTREKALAEYDEIRLLGLKKPQSAGHLSVAATTVKGKARLYGLDLDHSETDVYVGRRPEEVRKEAVEASKARIRAIQSGVREGDG